In Brassica napus cultivar Da-Ae chromosome C2, Da-Ae, whole genome shotgun sequence, the sequence gacGTGATTGGGACGTGTCGCTTGCTTGTCTGCTTGTGGTGGGTCTAGATCCAAGTTGCTCCTTGTAAAacgagttttaattttttatttaagttgTAGCAAGTTTACATATAGCCCCTGCTGGACGAATTatagaatatattattattttatttttttaattaaaagtcttAAGAGTATCAGTTGAGGTTTCTATCTCTTTCAATTTGTTTTCACCAATCAagtgaaaattgaaaaaaaaaattgttaaaagcaaaagaaaaatgtaATACATCCCCCTATCGAAATGatatatcaataataaattatattatattatctttttggTGTACCTCTTATTTTcacctatgttacatggaaacggaagcggaTACGTGGAAGCGAAAGCGTATGGAAGCGCAGAAgcgaaattttttgaaaaattaggaagcgggtacgtaTTGGAAGcgtatatgtatgtatatatatgtgtatatatatattaaaatataatatttttaaaaaaaaattaggactaaaaattatatgttataaatttaaataaattatttattcatttgtaataattttgtaatgatttcatattaaaactgtgaaaatagacataaattaagtttaaaagaaattattatattaattattgttaatgCTTGATAAATAAGTGacacaatatatttgaatatatgatatatgtttaataaaaacttcaatacataaagataatttatagtattaattttaatatttatatatttatatcctctctattcattactattaaaattttgattttacagAAATTAATAACTacgattatatttttattgatattcaatcttgtatttttttttaaagaacggAAGCGTAattccaaaacggaatcataagcttccaacgtgtttttaaaatgaatattttggaagcgttttggaagcgagattccgtaagcttccacaaggttccgattccgattccggttccgaagcgggaagcggacgtccgatgaagcttccgtgcaacgtagATTTTCACacaattactctattttttaccaATCGTTTAATATTTACAAGGgtttatttgtgaaataaccaaaaaaaaaatcagttttataATAAATGTAGGATTGGGCAAATAAAccaaacccgaaatccgaaccgaatccgatccgataaaaataaatccgaaccgatccgaactcGGCATAAATACCAAATGGATcgtgttttatggtatttcggaTTATGATTATTATCCGAACCAAAACCGGatttaaatggatatccgatagaacccaaaacattcaaaatttccaaaaagaacttgtaccaaacatgatctcaattcctaatatgtattcaaaatatattgaacaactaaaataattatctattatacGAAGATTGATGGTTGAAGGTAGCggttgaagtttttagatttttgttttgttttcattgaataatgtttttcatttcatgagaacttggttttcgttttatgctttcatttatttggttttttcGATCAATAACTAATCAAGAATGATCACATTTGatgttcctttcttttttttgaaccgattttatttatgttttggttacaaaataggtacaaataaagtattttaaaaccgaaaaaccgatttTACTTACTTGTTGGTTACAAAGTAGATATAAATCATGTAcatttaaaccgaagaaccgattgggatcagaacccgaaagtacatcaggttgtaccggttctttgaagatttactaatcCCGATCCGAATCCGATAGAACCCGCACCGGTCCCGAACCAAATTTtcatataacccgaatggggctgattttgataaacccgaaaaaccaaaacctGATTGGACCACGAATGCTTTTGCCTAAACAAAtggtagagagagatagaaagagaGACGAACGGAtagaatttttgatattttgtgaaTAATAGTTTTTTAAGTTATTGGACCTAATTTCCCTATTTACAATTGATAAGAATTCCTtagttgaataaaaataataacaaattttatatgGAAAAACCAAATATACCAAAATCTACATTTCTGGGAACGAGAGAATGTAGCATCAAGAGACTTAAAATTTAGCTATACCAACTCTATAGAATAGAAATTAATAAAAGGGGGTAAAATGAAGATGGTGGAGTGTGATAAATAATTGAAGTTAGTGTGGACACTTTCGATATTTTCTCCTCTTGCActcatttgtttttcttttttctttattttattcacatGTAGTGATAATACATATGTGGACTTATATGGAACACTAAAAATTCATTAATAGAGTGTTTGCTTGAttcatctctctctccatcttttttcctttctccagtgctctctttctctctctaaggAACCATTTTCTTTCTCTTGCCAAGAAAACCCATCTAAGGTTTGTCTACACTTTTACTTTCATTCTTGCTCTTCATTTTGGTTTAGAGTTTGTGaatcttatttattttcttctttttctttttgatcttCTATACTTCCATCCAGTGGCAAGATCTCAAATCTTGAAGATGGGTATGTGTGTATAGATTTATAAGTAAAGATCACagttttcaaattcttttttttcttcttctgatatTGACTTCCAAGTAGTTTAGGTTGGGTTCTGATTTcatgtttttcagatttttttttctgtatgtGTGTATGTAAATCTCATCTTACTGTTGatctgtttttttgttaaaaaaaaaattcattcatattattTCTCTTACTTACTCATTCAATTTGTTAATCACATCTTTTTGTCTAACTAATCAAGAATCTACCCCATGTCTTAAATTTTCTTTGGGGTCACATAATAATTATTGCTCATATAATCGCCAGTTTATGAAACTTTTGTTTATAATCCTCTTAACTGTGATCTAACTTATAATCTAATTAGTTGCTTTTTATTTTGGGATCAAATCTAATTTgtagcttcttcatcttatgAGATGACTTTAGTTCACCTTTTTGTGTTCCTTATAATCCCATCAACAATAAATTAAGCTCTGGAATCAGATTAACTAGATTTTTAGGACAAAAAAATCACTGTCTTTTGCGTGAGAATTACTGTTTTGTCTTTGTAGTTTTCATTCCATCAAATCACACATATAAACACTGCAAACAAAAATCTTACTTTGTATGACATCCTTTCACATGAAATAATGTTACTTTTTTCCTCTTTCTGGGTTTCATCAAACCACAAATCTCAAGAATATATAGTTTCTTAAATCATAATAACATGTTGTGTTATTAGCAGGAGGAGATCAGATTTAACAGGTGATGATATAAAGAAGATCTGGTGATATGCACAAGTATTTGGGAAGCGAAGAGGCAAATAGTAACAGTGGAAGAAGATTCAAATGTTCTTATCCACTGAGAACCCACCACGTGACCcactttcatcttcttcttcttctccttcctccaATCTCTTACGTCTcaccacttcttcttccaatgAGTTAGGTCAATCCAGTTTCTCCATCAGGTAACCAGAAGTCTCTGAATTTTTCATGATGGGTCAGTCTCAAATGATCTCATCCTCGTAGCTAGATCATAAAGTCTTGACCTTTCTTCCTTCTGATTGATATGGGTTGCATAAAGTTTTCACCTTTTTGAGTTTCAGCTCTTATTGAAAGTAGTTAACTTTGTTCTTTGTATGTGGTTTTATGTTTGCAGAGATTACGCGTACAGTAACAGGAAGAACAACATCAAGAACAGCTGGCCGTTTTCTCCCAAAAGTCTCCAGCTTTGTTCATCTCATGGATTGACTGATCCTTTGCCACCGTTTCAGAAACTTTCCAGGCTTAGTAACCAGTTTGAGACTTCATCGTCAGGGAAGCAAATCGTATCCCATGTGCATCAGACAATAGCAGAGACTAGTAAAAGAGTTTGCAGCCAATCAAGGATCATTGAGAATGGTTTGGTTACTAGCAGAAGCGTTTCCAAGTCTAAGGCAGAGATAGTAGTAGCGGCTACAAGTAATAACAAGAGTAAAAAGTGTGGACGAGGAGGAGGAATGGTGAAGTCCAAAGAAGATAGTTGTGGGACGACTACTGAATCAGTCATGGCTTCAAAGACATGTCCTATTTGCAAAACTTTCTCATCAGCTTCTAACACTACTTTGAATGCTCATATCGACCAGTGTCTGTCTGTGGATTCATCAGTCCCACCGGTTAGTATTAAGCCAAACAAGCCTAGAGTTAAACCTGTTGACTCAGCAGTGCCACCGGTTAGTAGTAAGCCAAACAAGCCTAGAGTTACTTCTGTTGATTCAGCAGTGCTACCGGCTAGTAGTAAGCCTAGAGTTAAGCCACAGGTGAAAGTTAAAACGCTGGTTGATATCTACGCTACTGCCAAAGAATGCACATTAGAAGATCTTGACAGGAGAAATGGAACACAGTGGGCGTCTGTTTTGAGCTGTACAAACCGGGTTGCTGCTGATAAATGTGAAGTGTCTAAGAAGCGGAAAGCTTCTCCTGTGGGAGTTGGTCCTGTTTATATCGATGCCAAGGGCCAAAAACTGCGGATTTTAACAGAGTTTAGCCAGAAGAAGATTCTGTCAAGAGAGCAGCACGAGGATGGTAGTAGTGAAAAGAAAAGTTCAAGCCAAGGTAgtaaagaaaacaagaagagaGGTCGAAGAAAGAAACATGGCAAGTGTATCAAAGTAACCAGTCACAAAGCCAATGCTTCAGAGGTAATGCCATAACTTGCTgtcattagttttttatatattttgtgtagCCAATGTTCATGAAATAACAAGTATACTGCTTTGTACAGAAGGTACTTGAGTATCAAAGAGAGGGTAGCAGCAAGGGTCGTCGTAGAATCTATAATCAGCGGATGTTAGCAAAACGTGGTCTGGTTTCAAAGAAGCTAAACGAGAAAGAACATAAATTATGTGCTTTGAGGGATCAGCcatctgatgatgatgatgaggatgagtGGTCAGGAGAAGATCGTCTTGTGTTGAGAGGCAATTTGTCTGCCACTGGTTCTTCTCCTTTAAATAAACAGAAGCTGCGGAGCCAAGTCTCTGGAAGGTGCAAGACTATGTTTGAGAGTAAAAGAGCTCACAGTCGTTCATCTAGAGCTCAAATAGAGGAGAAATCACTTACAGGAGCTTATTCAAACACTGTCCACTCGAAAAAGAGCTTTGCTTCGATTCAAGAAGACAAGCATCCACCTGGAAAGAATGTCAGAGATGCATCTCCTCGTGCAACTAGCATGAGAAACTTGTCCCCACCATTTGTAGCTAATGGCTGGAGACGATTATCACCGCCTGTGCAAGAGCTAAAGAAATCTCGGTTTGATTTgtcagatgaagaagaagaagaaactgggAAATGGGAGTCTGAAATGACACAAGAACGTGAACTatcagatgatgatgattatgtTTCAGGTGATGATAATCCTTCATTTAGTAGACACtatgattatgatgatgatgacgaagaAAGTAgtgatgaggaggaggaagatgatAGCAACAGTAGAGCCAATGTGTTGGACAAAAGCAATGATCCTAATGAAATCATACCTAGCGGGAGAGCAATGTATTACTCTGAAGATATGATTTATGGGCAAACCGGTTGCGATGAAGAGGATGTGAGGTTTGGTTCTGAGGTGAGAGGAAAAGGAAGCTTGTTTGTAGAGGTTGATACCATTCCCATTCCAGGCCCTCCAGGTTCATTTCTACCGAGTCCACGTGGTATGGGGTTTGATGGAAACTCGTCTGTTATCACAAGCCAGTTCCAATCTTCTATGGACCAGCTAGACAGAAACTCATCTGAATCACCTGTTTCCGCGGTTTCGAACTTTGCAGCTGGTAGATTGAATTTTCCCGCAgagtttccttcttctttggacaTTCCAATGAGCTTTGGTGTTCCATCTCATCATGGGACTATCCCTGAGGCTGAGCCGAAGAGTGTTGACAAGGCAACAACACCTTTGAGTTTTAGAAACAATGGTCATGAGTCCTGTTGTTgccaaagaaaagagagagtctCCTTGAATCATGAAGCGTCTCATCTACTGCAGCGAAgagctgcttcttcttcatcaatagCCATGAGCTTAACCAAGTCTCCCACACGCTTGGATCCAAATCATCCGTTTGAGCAGTCACAGTACGTTCATAGTACATTCTCCAACAGAGCTGTTGTGCCTCCGAGTCCTTCTAACTCGGTTTTGCGGTTAATGGGGAAAGACTTGATGGTCATGAACCAAGGAGAAGCAGACAATAAGGAAGAAGCATCTCGGACTAGCATAAAACCAATCCCTCAGTTTCATGATTCTCAACCTTGTGATGGAAACGGATTATACTTCAACGCAGGTTTCTATTTAAGACACAGTTTCGAGCCAGAGTATGAACATCAGACACCAAAAGCACAGCAACAAACACAAGCACACCAAGCTTCAGCATTCAGAAACAATTTTGATCACCTGAGGTACTTCCCTCCGAGCTAGTCAACGTAAAGTTTGTGGACCTTTTAAGAGACACCGAGAAGTGGGTTCTCATCGAGCATTGGGTGCATTGGGGTTTTAAGGTTGTACTTGTATGTTCTACGGCATTTTCCAtgctttttctctctttctgcAGAGACTGTTGTGTAGTTACggtttacaaagaaaaaaacaaacacttGAAAATAACAAACGTTCTGTAGAAGACAAAGTAACTTTACTAATCGCGTTTCATTGCCATCAAAGTTGTCTACAAGCTCAAAAGTTATACTCTTAGTTTCTCTTTAAGATTTGGCTATGGTGGTAAGAGAATACATGATTCTACCACTAACTTAGTCAATTGCAGAACATCGTATTTAAGCAGAAAGCAGGGCTGAGAATCTAAATAATCAAGCTCAAGATTTCCAAAACTATTGGTGTAGAGATTCAAGTAGTGAAAGAGTTCAAGAAGAGAGTAGCAAAGACCACATCATGTCTTCTTCTACAGAGTTTCCACTTGATGCCAGAGTCAGATATTGTTGTACCCACATGATAAATTTTATTGTAACGTATTTGGCTTCAACTGACCAATTCCTCTTTGCTGCTTCTGTGTTTAGTGTGCTGCTATGGCATGACGTcagtgtgtgtgttttttctgTACTAAACTCTTAGCTCTTAAGAATTTATAGGAAGAAAAGTTCAATTTATTAGTTGGGTGAATATTATGTGGTGTTTATGATGATGCCTACAGAATTGGTCTTATGTCATTAGCGGCAAGTGGAGACTCTTGACATTTGACTACAAAGAGCCATCTTAACGTTTGGTTTGTTGTATTTGTTCCAACACATACGTAGAAAGTTAATAATGCCCACGTCTTGAAGAGTTTTAGACCAAaccaataattaataaacagtATACTctttttatataacaaaatgatTCATTTAGACTCATAGATGTCTTGTTGATGAGCTTTAGATTTGTAAACCTCCAAACCTACAAAATTATTGGGAAAACTAGATTATCTTGGGGTCTTCTCTTAATGTAAgaatattttacataaatatcGAGAAGTGATTCTTTCTTTCAGTCTAGCTCAGCTGTTGGGAAGTTTCAAAACTAGAATTTTCCGTTTGTTAAGATAgtgcaaagaaaacaaaatgatataCCATAGTAAGTGTTGAAAGTTTTCCAATGTGTAACTTGAACTGTAGATCATAGCATTTTGTTTTAGTGGAAATGTGTTTATGGCCTTACTTTGAGATCCACTTTCTATATAAAATGggttatgatattttttgtcTATAAGAAAGTTCTACTATCAAGCTTCTATTCATCACCAAAAATATCCAAACATATATTTATGGAGAGACCATAAatttgaaaagaagaaaaaagaaagataagatGGTGAGATGAATAAGATGGGTTCACTTTTTGAAACTTTGGTCGATTTAAACCATCATGCTTTGTGTGAATCCAAAAGCATAAAAGATAGAAGAAAAGTCAGAGCTTGAGAGAAGAATACAAAGGATCATATATCCTTTATATAAAAAGTCATATCAAAATGCCATGATCAATTCCTCTTTGCTGCTTCTTTGTTTTGTGTGCTGCTATGGCATGACGtcagtgtgtgtgtgttttttatATTAAGCTCTTAAGAATTTATAGGAAGAAAAATTCAACTTATTAGTTGGGTGAATATTAGGTGGTGTTTATGATGATGCTTGAGAGAGGAATACAAAGGATCATATATcctttgtataaaaaaaaataacgaaaGACCCCATCAAATTAGATTAAAAGCCAAACACCATGAACCTCAAtaataaccaaaaaccaaaagcatatttatctcttttctAAAACTACCATGTCAACAACTCTTTATACCATCATTACTCCCTAGTTTCACTGTCTTTTgtctttttggatttttaaattaaagtttACTTGCCTGCTGCATATATACGTTTCTAAGAGTCATTCTTCGTTAGGTGGCAACTCATTCAAGTCAAACTCCAAAAGCTTTCTTTTCTTCACCTCTTGCACTGTCTCTGTTACCTGACTAGAAGATGCTCCACCTGGAGCAGTCGCAGCCGATGGAACAGCGGTTGCAGCCTCACTAGAAACTGGTCCAGTCCAATGGCGTCTCTTGTGACCACCAAGAGCTTGACCTGTTGGGAAACTTTTATGACATTTGTTGCAAACATGATCTCCATTACTGCTTAATGATGTGTTTGGTCCTTGAGCACTAGCCAAACCGGTTATCGTTACTTTGGTACCAAGTAACAAAGCTTCACCGTTTGCCCTAGCGTGATGATTCTCCAAAACCTTGACCTTGTTGTGACTTGCTCTATGACCTCCTAAAGCTTGATAAGAAGTAAACGACTTGTTGCAAGTCACACACACGTGCTTCTCATGTGCACCAGCACCTTCCTCATCAGCTCCACCAACAACCACCTCAAGTTGATGATGATCATGAGAcaatcttttcttcttcttcttggtcatCATCTCTTCGCCGGAATGAGAATCAGAAGTCCCTGCAACATCGAGATCAACAGCTTCTGCAGTAGTAGCTAAGAACAGTAGATTCCTAGCATCAATATCTGACTCATCAATCTTCAAAGCACTTCTCCTTGCTCTCTTCCCTGTCGTCCACGATCCTTTGACCGATTCCTT encodes:
- the LOC106429172 gene encoding zinc finger protein ZAT4, whose protein sequence is MDQLSGNKSNCGFSLGSPRFGSTQEEQAEDVEKQAKSIDLREEDDDDDDGATSADLEEKKHICCACGKSFTSGKALGGHKRLHMLQTRKISMERPKMVSAGDERGEFEVDCFVCHKKFTSMKALYGHMRFHPDRGWKGVLPPHHPLGNLSSSTISTDDDDDDDDDDHWELGNVVDLKESVKGSWTTGKRARRSALKIDESDIDARNLLFLATTAEAVDLDVAGTSDSHSGEEMMTKKKKKRLSHDHHQLEVVVGGADEEGAGAHEKHVCVTCNKSFTSYQALGGHRASHNKVKVLENHHARANGEALLLGTKVTITGLASAQGPNTSLSSNGDHVCNKCHKSFPTGQALGGHKRRHWTGPVSSEAATAVPSAATAPGGASSSQVTETVQEVKKRKLLEFDLNELPPNEE
- the LOC106429192 gene encoding uncharacterized protein LOC106429192 isoform X1, whose translation is MFLSTENPPRDPLSSSSSSPSSNLLRLTTSSSNELGQSSFSIRDYAYSNRKNNIKNSWPFSPKSLQLCSSHGLTDPLPPFQKLSRLSNQFETSSSGKQIVSHVHQTIAETSKRVCSQSRIIENGLVTSRSVSKSKAEIVVAATSNNKSKKCGRGGGMVKSKEDSCGTTTESVMASKTCPICKTFSSASNTTLNAHIDQCLSVDSSVPPVSIKPNKPRVKPVDSAVPPVSSKPNKPRVTSVDSAVLPASSKPRVKPQVKVKTLVDIYATAKECTLEDLDRRNGTQWASVLSCTNRVAADKCEVSKKRKASPVGVGPVYIDAKGQKLRILTEFSQKKILSREQHEDGSSEKKSSSQGSKENKKRGRRKKHGKCIKVTSHKANASEKVLEYQREGSSKGRRRIYNQRMLAKRGLVSKKLNEKEHKLCALRDQPSDDDDEDEWSGEDRLVLRGNLSATGSSPLNKQKLRSQVSGRCKTMFESKRAHSRSSRAQIEEKSLTGAYSNTVHSKKSFASIQEDKHPPGKNVRDASPRATSMRNLSPPFVANGWRRLSPPVQELKKSRFDLSDEEEEETGKWESEMTQERELSDDDDYVSGDDNPSFSRHYDYDDDDEESSDEEEEDDSNSRANVLDKSNDPNEIIPSGRAMYYSEDMIYGQTGCDEEDVRFGSEVRGKGSLFVEVDTIPIPGPPGSFLPSPRGMGFDGNSSVITSQFQSSMDQLDRNSSESPVSAVSNFAAGRLNFPAEFPSSLDIPMSFGVPSHHGTIPEAEPKSVDKATTPLSFRNNGHESCCCQRKERVSLNHEASHLLQRRAASSSSIAMSLTKSPTRLDPNHPFEQSQYVHSTFSNRAVVPPSPSNSVLRLMGKDLMVMNQGEADNKEEASRTSIKPIPQFHDSQPCDGNGLYFNAGFYLRHSFEPEYEHQTPKAQQQTQAHQASAFRNNFDHLRYFPPS
- the LOC106429192 gene encoding uncharacterized protein LOC106429192 isoform X2, which gives rise to MFLSTENPPRDPLSSSSSSPSSNLLRLTTSSSNELGQSSFSIRDYAYSNRKNNIKNSWPFSPKSLQLCSSHGLTDPLPPFQKLSRLSNQFETSSSGKQIVSHVHQTIAETSKRVCSQSRIIENGLVTSRSVSKSKAEIVVAATSNNKSKKCGRGGGMVKSKEDSCGTTTESVMASKTCPICKTFSSASNTTLNAHIDQCLSVDSSVPPVSIKPNKPRVKPVDSAVPPVSSKPNKPRVTSVDSAVLPASSKPRVKPQVKVKTLVDIYATAKECTLEDLDRRNGTQWASVLSCTNRVAADKCEVSKKRKASPVGVGPVYIDAKGQKLRILTEFSQKKILSREQHEDGSSEKKSSSQGSKENKKRGRRKKHGKCIKVTSHKANASEVLEYQREGSSKGRRRIYNQRMLAKRGLVSKKLNEKEHKLCALRDQPSDDDDEDEWSGEDRLVLRGNLSATGSSPLNKQKLRSQVSGRCKTMFESKRAHSRSSRAQIEEKSLTGAYSNTVHSKKSFASIQEDKHPPGKNVRDASPRATSMRNLSPPFVANGWRRLSPPVQELKKSRFDLSDEEEEETGKWESEMTQERELSDDDDYVSGDDNPSFSRHYDYDDDDEESSDEEEEDDSNSRANVLDKSNDPNEIIPSGRAMYYSEDMIYGQTGCDEEDVRFGSEVRGKGSLFVEVDTIPIPGPPGSFLPSPRGMGFDGNSSVITSQFQSSMDQLDRNSSESPVSAVSNFAAGRLNFPAEFPSSLDIPMSFGVPSHHGTIPEAEPKSVDKATTPLSFRNNGHESCCCQRKERVSLNHEASHLLQRRAASSSSIAMSLTKSPTRLDPNHPFEQSQYVHSTFSNRAVVPPSPSNSVLRLMGKDLMVMNQGEADNKEEASRTSIKPIPQFHDSQPCDGNGLYFNAGFYLRHSFEPEYEHQTPKAQQQTQAHQASAFRNNFDHLRYFPPS